From the Maioricimonas rarisocia genome, one window contains:
- a CDS encoding ROK family protein, giving the protein MSESTQQSRWLGFDLGGTKMLAQVYDGDNKALGRARKKTKGTSDAKAGLERIAETIELACEDGEVDPKELSGIGIGCPGPVDMESGTLLDPPNLAWNRVPVRKYLEDRFKCPVAVLNDVDAGVYGEYRYGAARNATCVIGVFPGTGIGGGCIYRGEVLRGGSASCMEIGHIQVMPNGPICGCGHRGCLEAVASRLAIAASAAKAAYRGQAPGLAKAAGTDLGSIRSSALAASIDADDEIVKQIIKEAARQIGIAVAGLVHVLSPDVVVLGGGLVEAMPDLFTEHVAKAARKRVMPVYEDSFKVVPAALGDDAAVLGGAAWVQHVLKQNESQAEEKS; this is encoded by the coding sequence ATGAGCGAATCGACGCAACAGTCGCGGTGGCTTGGCTTTGATCTGGGGGGCACGAAAATGCTCGCCCAGGTGTACGACGGGGACAACAAGGCTCTGGGCAGGGCCCGCAAGAAAACCAAGGGGACCTCGGACGCCAAAGCCGGTCTCGAACGGATCGCTGAAACGATCGAACTGGCCTGCGAGGACGGTGAGGTCGACCCGAAAGAGCTGTCGGGGATCGGAATCGGCTGTCCCGGCCCGGTCGACATGGAGAGCGGGACGCTTCTCGATCCTCCCAACCTGGCCTGGAATCGCGTCCCGGTTCGCAAGTACCTCGAAGACCGGTTCAAGTGCCCGGTTGCCGTCCTCAATGACGTCGACGCCGGCGTCTACGGAGAGTACCGCTACGGAGCGGCCCGCAACGCAACCTGCGTGATCGGCGTGTTTCCGGGAACGGGCATCGGCGGCGGCTGCATCTATCGGGGAGAAGTTCTCCGCGGTGGCAGCGCCTCGTGCATGGAAATCGGCCACATCCAGGTCATGCCCAACGGGCCGATCTGCGGGTGTGGGCACCGGGGCTGTCTCGAAGCGGTGGCCAGCCGGCTTGCGATTGCCGCCAGTGCGGCCAAGGCAGCCTATCGGGGTCAGGCACCCGGACTCGCCAAAGCCGCCGGCACCGATCTTGGTTCGATTCGCAGCAGCGCCCTCGCCGCGTCCATCGATGCCGACGACGAGATCGTCAAGCAGATCATCAAGGAAGCAGCCCGGCAGATCGGCATCGCAGTCGCCGGCCTGGTTCATGTGCTCAGCCCCGACGTCGTCGTCCTGGGGGGCGGTCTCGTCGAAGCCATGCCGGACCTGTTCACCGAACATGTCGCGAAGGCGGCCCGCAAACGCGTTATGCCGGTCTATGAAGATTCGTTTAAGGTCGTCCCGGCAGCTCTCGGAGATGATGCCGCCGTGCTCGGCGGTGCGGCGTGGGTCCAACACGTTCTCAAACAGAATGAGTCGCAGGCCGAAGAAAAGTCCTGA
- a CDS encoding 2,3-bisphosphoglycerate-independent phosphoglycerate mutase codes for MSDFQDLISKLKKKNDSKIVLLVADGLGGLPLEPGGKTELETANTPNLDALAQRGTLGLSTPVLPGITPGSGPGHLGLFGYDPVKYQIGRGVLEALGIDFDLGPNDVAIRGNFCTLDDAGSIEDRRAGRISSEKAAPLCEKLNDIKIPGVEVFVRHVKEYRLVVVFRGEGLGGDVDDTDPQATGVPPLDPNPRNEAAKKTVEVAQEFLKQARELLKDDRPANFLTLRGIAKRPDIPTYEEVYGLKTGAVAVYPMYRGLARLVGMDVLDAGQTLDDQCSRLEAAWKDYDFFFMHFKYTDSTGEDGNFDAKVQRIEELDAAIPRITALNPDVLMVTGDHSTPSKMKSHSWHPVPTLLAANNCRYDNSTEFSESACLRGGLGQFEAKYLMSLAMANAGRLEKYGA; via the coding sequence ATGAGCGATTTTCAGGATCTCATCTCCAAACTGAAGAAGAAGAACGACTCCAAGATCGTCCTGCTGGTCGCCGACGGACTCGGCGGTCTCCCCCTGGAGCCGGGCGGAAAGACTGAACTCGAGACGGCCAACACCCCCAACCTCGACGCACTTGCCCAGCGGGGCACGCTCGGTCTGAGCACGCCGGTGCTGCCCGGCATCACACCCGGAAGTGGCCCGGGGCACCTTGGGCTGTTCGGCTACGATCCGGTCAAATACCAGATTGGGCGCGGCGTGCTCGAAGCACTCGGCATCGACTTCGACCTGGGACCGAACGATGTGGCCATTCGCGGCAACTTCTGCACGCTCGACGACGCCGGCAGCATTGAAGACCGCCGGGCCGGCCGTATCTCCAGCGAGAAGGCCGCTCCGCTCTGCGAGAAGCTGAACGACATCAAGATTCCGGGCGTCGAAGTATTCGTCCGCCACGTGAAGGAGTACCGGCTGGTCGTCGTCTTCCGTGGCGAAGGGCTCGGCGGCGATGTGGACGACACCGACCCGCAGGCAACCGGTGTCCCGCCGCTCGATCCGAATCCCCGCAACGAGGCCGCGAAGAAGACCGTCGAAGTGGCGCAGGAGTTCCTGAAGCAGGCCCGCGAACTGCTCAAGGACGACCGCCCGGCGAACTTCCTGACGCTCCGTGGTATTGCCAAGCGGCCCGACATCCCGACCTACGAAGAGGTCTACGGCCTCAAGACCGGTGCCGTCGCCGTTTATCCGATGTACCGCGGCCTGGCCCGCCTCGTGGGGATGGACGTACTGGATGCCGGGCAGACGCTCGACGATCAGTGCAGCCGCCTCGAGGCCGCATGGAAGGACTACGACTTCTTCTTCATGCACTTCAAGTACACCGACTCGACCGGCGAGGACGGGAACTTCGACGCGAAGGTGCAGCGGATCGAGGAACTGGACGCCGCCATCCCGCGGATTACGGCCCTCAACCCGGATGTGCTGATGGTGACCGGCGACCACAGCACGCCGAGCAAGATGAAGTCGCACAGCTGGCATCCGGTCCCGACGCTGCTGGCGGCGAACAACTGCCGCTACGACAACTCGACGGAGTTCAGCGAGTCGGCCTGCCTGCGTGGCGGGCTGGGGCAGTTCGAGGCGAAGTACCTGATGTCGCTGGCGATGGCGAATGCCGGCCGCCTGGAGAAGTACGGAGCCTGA
- a CDS encoding Ppx/GppA phosphatase family protein, with product MTDQLTADATLTSGSHASPGPVAVIDVGTSSIRLAIAEILSDGRIRTLENLSQGVSLGKDTFTRGEIEKGTIEECVRVLRAYRQKLDEYRISSPENLRVVATSAVREAANRLAFIDRLYVATGFSVEPIDEAEVHRITYRSVQRMLSAEPELNDSPAVIVEVGGGNTEVLVVESGDVAFAYSYRLGSLRLRQSLQLLRAPQAKVREIMQLETHRVLGGLRQYGARERPVELVTLGGDIRFAARELQPDWDPGTLAQISSQDLAKFADRILGLTEDQIVRRFHLPFSEAETLGPALLAYRELVRILGVEHVLVASANLRDGIIREMAEGGIFAKDFRDQIVRSAVEIGRKYSFDEPHARHVAELSSKLFRELQAEHGLDARDELLLYLAAHLYEIGGYVSNTSMHKHSMYLILNSDLFGLASNDKLLVALIARYHRRATPKPTHQGFNTLDRDRRVAVLKLAAILRIAIALDASRSQRVNNIQCRRSGTRLVILVPNMDDLSVEQLALRQARIMFEEVYGLSVLLRTTERPELRGQSSQL from the coding sequence GTGACCGACCAGTTGACTGCAGACGCCACGCTGACGAGCGGTTCCCATGCCAGTCCCGGACCCGTTGCCGTCATCGATGTCGGGACCAGTTCCATCCGCCTGGCGATCGCCGAGATCCTCAGCGACGGCCGGATCCGGACGCTCGAAAACCTCTCTCAGGGGGTCAGCCTCGGGAAGGACACCTTCACCCGCGGCGAAATCGAAAAAGGGACGATCGAGGAGTGCGTCCGTGTGCTCCGGGCCTACCGGCAGAAACTCGACGAGTACCGCATCTCCAGTCCCGAGAACCTCCGCGTCGTGGCGACCAGCGCCGTCCGCGAGGCGGCCAACCGGCTGGCATTTATCGACCGGCTGTACGTGGCGACCGGCTTCAGCGTGGAACCGATCGATGAGGCCGAGGTTCATCGCATCACGTACCGCAGCGTGCAGCGGATGCTCAGTGCCGAACCGGAGCTGAACGACTCACCCGCCGTGATTGTCGAGGTCGGCGGCGGTAACACCGAAGTTCTCGTCGTCGAAAGCGGCGATGTGGCATTCGCTTATTCGTACCGTCTCGGCTCGCTGCGGCTGCGCCAGTCCCTGCAACTGCTGCGGGCACCCCAGGCGAAGGTCCGCGAGATCATGCAGCTCGAGACGCATCGCGTGCTCGGGGGACTGAGGCAATACGGAGCCAGGGAGCGACCGGTCGAACTGGTGACGCTGGGGGGCGACATCCGGTTCGCAGCCCGGGAACTGCAGCCCGACTGGGATCCCGGCACGCTGGCACAGATCTCCAGCCAGGACCTGGCGAAGTTCGCCGATCGCATTCTGGGACTCACCGAAGATCAGATCGTCCGCAGGTTTCATCTTCCCTTCTCGGAGGCCGAGACGCTTGGCCCGGCGCTCCTCGCTTACCGCGAACTGGTCCGGATTCTCGGCGTCGAGCACGTCCTGGTCGCCAGTGCCAATCTGCGGGACGGCATCATCCGGGAGATGGCCGAAGGGGGCATCTTCGCCAAGGACTTTCGGGACCAGATCGTCCGATCCGCCGTCGAGATCGGTCGCAAATACTCCTTCGACGAGCCTCATGCCCGGCACGTGGCAGAGCTCAGCAGCAAGCTGTTCCGCGAACTGCAGGCCGAACATGGCCTCGACGCCCGGGACGAACTGCTGCTGTACCTGGCGGCCCACCTCTACGAGATCGGCGGCTACGTCAGCAACACGAGCATGCACAAGCATTCGATGTACCTGATCCTCAACAGCGATCTGTTCGGACTGGCTTCGAATGACAAACTGCTGGTGGCACTGATTGCCCGCTACCACCGCCGGGCCACACCCAAACCGACGCATCAGGGCTTCAACACGCTCGATCGCGATCGCCGGGTCGCCGTACTGAAGTTGGCGGCCATCCTGCGGATTGCCATCGCCCTGGATGCGTCCCGCAGCCAGCGCGTGAACAACATCCAATGTCGGCGGTCCGGAACGCGGCTGGTTATTCTCGTGCCGAATATGGACGACCTCTCCGTCGAGCAGCTGGCTCTGCGGCAGGCCCGGATCATGTTCGAGGAAGTGTACGGATTGTCGGTATTGCTGCGGACAACCGAGCGTCCGGAGTTGAGAGGGCAGAGCTCGCAACTGTAA